GTGATAGCGGTGGATGGACAGCTACATTGTTGCTGCCCCAACGGTACGTGGGAACCGTTCTTCAGCTGGCCCACACCCACCTGTTGGGGGTGCACCTGGGAATGGAGAAGACCCGATAACGGATCGCCTCCCAGTTTCACTGGCCCAGGATGAGGAGGGTCGTGGAAGACTACTGTCGCAGCTGCCATGTATGTCAACTCACTGCCCCAAAAGCACACTTCCGAAACCCACTGGTCCCCCTACCGATCATCGGGGTCCCCTTTGAACGCATGGACATAGTGGGACCCCTGGTAAAAACAGCACGAGGACAGCGGTACATCCTGGTGGTGGTAGATTATGCCACCCGGTATCCCGAGGCCATTCCCCTACGGCCGGTGGTATCCAAGGGAATCACCCGGGAGCTGTTCCACCTCTTTAGCCAGGTGGGCATCCCGAACGAGATCCTGACAGGCCAAGGTACTGAGCAAGACCCGGAGCCCGAAGACGGTATCCCAGAGAAGGTCTCATGGGGGAGACCTAACCTTTTCTTTTAATTTATTGTTTAAATACacacccttgaaaccgagctaatcctaatctgtccgtgtctgatctgtgtaaacgtcttgaccaaaccccctggtTTACcaccatatatatatagtttCCTGCTCTTTTTATATCACTCAGATTTAGGACAGACCCCCCTTGCTTAGACTGGGCTTAGACTCTAGAGGGTTAATACCAGTGCAGTCAAATAAATTGCTAATCTCTATGAAATtgattgtgtgtagtttgaatcCGTTGGATTCACAAAGTAGTTTAAACAGGGTGCTTTGCTTTACCTGTGCTGAATACTTCCTTATAGGATGTCCTAGGATGGTTTGGCTCAGTCTTCGTGACTTGGTTGTGTGCCTCTGTAGTGGTGTGTAGTTTGTCTGGCTCCTCCACTGTCATCTTCAAACGTGGAGATGCTTCGGTCGTAGTGCTTTCAATCGGAGGGTTCCAGTCATGTAAATATCTCTCTGTGCCTGGGTATTTTTCTCTAGTGTCCTCTAGTTGAGGGGTCTCTGTTGAAACCCAATCCTGAAGTATTCCATAATTCCTGGCATCCAGCGACCTCTTGGCCAACACATAGGCAGTGCTCTCATCACTACTGGGGGTGATGCCAATCAACTTGTAAAGGAAAGGGACTGGTGTGACCAGCTTGGCCCCAGCAACAGCGAAGTGACTGTGGGTTGCGCCTGCTGCTCCTCTCCCTGCTGGTCGGGCTGTGGAAGTCTCCCTTATCCTCTCAGTCTGGGGGTAGTAAAATGTCTCGTCATGGGAGCCAACGGTCCCCAGGAGAACCAAACTAGAAGGGGAAGACGGGGAAGGTTCATTCGTGGCAGACGGAGTGTCAGCAACTGCCTGGTAGAGTCCCGAATCTGACTCAGTTCCATTGGGTGAAGGTGGATGAAAGTCCCAGTGTATATCaccctctctgccccctccaaGTGAACGTCCATCGGGGCCAGTCCGCTGCAGCTCCCTGGGGAAGGGGGGTCTTACGGTACCAGAACTTACCAGGAACACCCGGGGCTCAGCGCCCTCGGTACCCAGGGATGGATGAGTCGGCTTGGGAGGCACAATCGAGGTGAGTTGGGAGAGGGTGGGCTGTGGGGGACTGCTCCATACGCTGTGGGACACCAGGGAGACATCAGGGGTCACCGGACCCACTGTCGGACATGTACACTGGCGTTCAGGTTCAGGTTCAGCTAGGGTAGAGGACAGGGACATGTAACATGGGAATGGTTAGGGTAAATAGCTCTAAGAGAACAGTATGAAAACAGCTTTGAGTAATCATGGGTGGCAAAATGTTTTCTTCTGAAACAGCAAAGTAAACATATACACAGAATCTCTTAATAATTTCTGGGAGCATTGCTGGCTTTTTAACATGAGGCATTGTTGAGGTGTGTGTTTTCGAGATTTTCTGGTGTTAATTTAGGTATTTTCCTCATAACATGCAAGTTGACAGATCCAAATGAAAGGTGATCTTTCCAGCCTATGCTCATAAAATATACCACTACGGGGGACAAATGGCAATAACAATCAATAAAGTATGTGGTAGTTATGGGAGACTGAAACCACCAGTAAAACTATACAAAACGACTACCTATCTCTTAGAATGGATATTAATAgatattatcataattattagttTATATCTCCTGCTACCTGCGGTGGGGGTGGGGAGGGCAGTGGTGGATTCTTGGTAATCCTCTGCATACTCTTCCTCACAGTTCCAGTCGACGGGCCCGTTGCTCTTCGTCATCAGGGTCATGTACATCTCAATGACCCCCCGGGCTTTCGTCAGAGCCTCTCTGGGCGAGGTGCTGTGCATTCTGACAAACTTCAATGGGGTGTCCTGTGACACGGAcggcaggagagaggagatggaacgGGTCACATTCATTCCCTACTAACAATTCAAAACCTCCTGAAACACTTTCAAGTGGTTTTTAATGGCACTTATTGAATAATACATCATGCTTAATAAATGTTTCTAATGATGAAAACTCAGATCTCAGTGAAGGGAGTTGCCAGAGGAGCAGGCTATTGTAGATCATTATATACAGTTCTCTCACAAAATGAAAGTGTCTGTTTTCAAAGACACTGCATTGGCTATCGGCAATCTTGGCTTAAGTCTTAGAGTATTTAAAAGTTTGAAAGGGTTTTGTAAAGATCTCTAAAAACAAATTACTTTGCAAGAAGTAAAACTATTTCAAAATATTTTGTTGATTGCAGGAAATCAACAAAGATTTTTTTTCAATCAATCACTCTGATTGGATCAAGTCATTTGTTTTGTATTGGGGTTAATTTAATATTTGATCATGGATACGACTAGCCATTTAGCTAGCCCAAACTTCACAGTGAGGATGTTGGACAAGGGGTTCTcataaaataaaggaaaaattaactccaaaaatatattttggtagtTTTTCCTTTGGTGTACTGATGATACAGTACCAAATGTTTTGCATGTGAGCAGCAaagattatccattatattgacaagatagtcggGTGACCACTCTAATGGAAATACATTGACGGCAGGCGGGGGGAGGCGAGATTAGGTGGGACCATTCTatccaatgagagggcagataagCATGTAAAAAACAGGCCCAACTCCTATATAAGGTAGTATTTTTTTAAGTTGCCGAAATGACACTTTACGTCCACTTATATTAGTGCATTCATTGCAACCTTACCATTACATTTTGTTGTGAACCAAATTCAAAACTCATTGACCTTCGCCTGTCAGCAGCCAAATTTTCAAGACATAGGATTGTCAAGTTGCAAAGTGTCACTTGCCACATCATAATGATGATGCATTTTGCATGATGCTTGGCACCATCCAAAACACCTTTGGAAGAGACTGTTCCTGGACTAGAGTAGGAAAGCTCATAAGTAAGTAGCACTCACCTCAATCTCCTCATTAATTTCAGGTATGCAGTTTTGGGAGTAGAGGTCATATATGACCTTTTTCAGGAGTTTGACATAGCGCCCGTTGTCCGATTTCCTGACATACTTGAAGTGTGTGTTCAGAAGCTCCAGGATTTGTGGAAATGCTGCTTTGATGTAACAGACTTCACTCTGTGTTTCAAAGGAAAAAGAAACCTATCGTCACTGCATTTTTTAACACTGGTTTGTATTGAGCCTTGAATCTCCTTTCCAAAAGCAGACCAGGGTTAgggctttttatatatatatatatatattttacattataTAGATGTGGAAATAGGTGACAAAATGAGCTTTTGGATGTCACATCCAGGCCTGTACTTGTAGTCTTGGACCGAGAAtatacagtgtatttggaaagtattcagaccccttgactttatacacattttgttatgttacagccttattctaaaactgattaaatctttattttccctcatcaatctacacacaataccctataatgacaaagcaaaaacagatttttgccaccaccatgcttcaccgtagggatggcacTTGGCaatcaagccaaagagttcaatcttggtttcatcagtctggataatcttgtttctcatggtcagagtcctttaggtgcattttggcaaactctaagcgagcagtcatgtgccttttactaaggagtgactttcgtctggcccctctaccattctaccataaaggcctgatttagtGGAGTGCttcagatatggttgtccttctggaaggttctccaatctccacagaggaactctggatctctgacagagtgaccatcgggttcttggtcacatccctgaccaatgcccttctcctcctattgctcagtttgggtgGGTGGCCAAacaatttatttaatccattttagaatgaggcagtaacgtaacaaaatgtggaaaaagtcaaggtgtctgaatactttccgaatgcacagcaGTTGTCCATTTTCAAATTGGATATCCTGTTTTATCCTTAAGTATGATGATGGGGTGGCCACGCCTATCTTGTTTATATACTTGATAAGGTCCTAAGGCCATTTGTCATATATTGATGCTGTGATTGGCACAACATCAAGTTTGATGTTGGCAGTGCCACGCCCAGCCACCCACTGAAGTTACAAGTGTCCAGGGGCAAGCATTCTTATATCCATGGTCTGATTGGCGTGAGACTCACATATGCATCTCCACAGACACGTTTGAGTGAAAATCCCCCCGAAAAATCCCCCCAGTGGCTTGAAGGGTTTATCGACTACACATGGATACATACCCTTACCTAGATTGAGTTTGGAAGTCTTCCCAAAAAGGGCTAAACAAAAGGCTCAGAAACAACTggtttccacattttgtatgTGCCTCTTTTCATCCCTGCAGACAAGAATCTGAAGAAAAGTGTGAAGTTTCCCCCTTGAAATGTCTTGCCACCCTACTCAATGGGTGCTAGGTGTATACACTGCAAGACCTTAGTCACAACTGAAAAACAGACAAGAGATGAGCATATTgcaatgtttaaaaaaagatatTCTAGTGTGAAAGACAAGTCCCTGTTGGCCCCGCTGGTATAAAATCAACTCTGTTTGCCCGCCATCCCTCTCAGTAGTCAATTAACCCATTGCGAGATGCAATCCTACTGACAGTCAAAATCATCTTGACTCGAGAACTTCAGAGACAGCTGATCTTcacatacagttccagtgtttggagacacctactcattcaagagtttttctttatttctacattgtaaaataatagtgaagacatcaaaactatgaaataacacatggaatcatgtaataagcaaaaaagtgttaaacaaatcaaaatatattttatatttgagattcttcaaagttgccacccttttccttgatgacagctttgcacacccttagcattctctcaaccagcttcacctggaatgcttttccaacagtcttgaaggagttcccacttacgctgagcgcttgttggctgcttttccttcactctgcggtccaactcatcccaaaccatctcaattgggttgaggtcaggtgatcgtggaagccaggtaatctgatgtggcactccatcactctccttcttggtcaaatagcccttacacagcctggaggtgtgttgtgtcattgccctgttgaaaaacaaattataatccctaagcacaaaccagatgggatgacgtatcgctgcagaatgctgtggtagccatgctggttaggtgtgccttgaattctaagtaaatcacagacagtgtctccagcaaagcacccctacaacatcaCACTTTCTTCTtcgtgcttcacggtggaaaccacacatgttgatatcatccgttcacctactctgcgtcttgcaaagacaaggcggttggaaccaaatatctcaaatttggactcatcagaccaaaggacaatttctaccgatctaatgtccattgcttgtgtttcttggcccgtgcaagtctctttttattattggtgtcctttagtagtggtttctttgcctcaatttgaccatgaaggcctgattcacacagtcttctctgaacagttgatgttgagatgtatctgttacttgaactctgtgatgcatttatttgggatcaaatgtctgaggctggtaactctaatgaacttatcctctgaagcagaggtaactctgggtcttcctttcttgtggcggtcctcatgagagccagttccatcatagcgcttgaaggttttgcgactgcacttgaaggagttttcaaagttcttgaaatgttccagattgactgaccttcatgtcttaaagtaatgatggactgtcaattctctttgtttatttgaactGTTATTTGACCAAATAGTGGTtgcatacagaagatagccctttcttgtcacaacacaactgattggctaaaacacattaaaaaggaaagaaattcaacaaattaattgttaacaaggcacacctgttaattgaaattgcttgactacctcatgaagctggttgagagaatgccaatagtgggcaaagctgtcatcaaggcaaagggtggctactatgaagaatctcacttttttggtaactacatgattccatatgtgttttttcatagttgagatgtctttactattattctacaattttgaaaatagtaaaaataaagaaaaacccatgaatgagtaggtgtgtccaaacatttgactggtactgtatatttcccCATAGATGCTGCCCAACAATACTTTTGGGAGAAGTTCAATTCATAAATCCCTAAAAGCTTGAAGAGTTTCATAGACTACATAAGGGTAAATACCCTTACCTAGATTGAATTTGGAAGTCTTCCAACAAGTGGAAAAGAACACCTCAGAAACACCGGCTTTTGACATATGTGACATTAATGAGGGTTGCCAAACCATACATATGAAATTTTGGAAAGATTCAACCTTTTTAACCCTTTCAAAAAGCCCCTATAATACCAATTGAATGCACTTCCTGCTCTTCTGGATCCCCTGCAGTTCGTGTTTCGCACAAAGAGAGGTGTGGACGACATCAAGCTGTTTTTAATGGATACCATCGACAGACATCTGGAGAGCAGGAGGGACTTTGTTTCTGGACTTTTCATCTGCATTTTACACCATGCAGCCTTCCATCCTAGCCAGAAAACTTGACTCACAGTTCAATCTCGACCATGGCCTTATCTAATGGATTATGGATTTTTTAACTGACTGGCCACGTGGACAATTGCACAGGTTCACCACAAGGGTGTGTATTGTCACCCCTTTTTTATTTTCTACACCAATGACTGTCAGATGACACATTCCTTCTCTAACTCCTCTCAGGGTCTGAGCAGGACCACAGCCCAGCACTTCAGGACTTCATTATTGTGTGACAGTGCGCTGTTGGAGTTGAATGTGTCCAAGACGAAGGAAATGGTTGTTGACTTCAGGAAAGGACGCCCCCCTGGATGGTGATCATCCATGTTGAGGAGGTGAACATTGTGCACCAGTATAGATATCTTGGTACCATCTTTGATAATAACCTGAAGTTTGAACAAAAGACGTCATCATCAAAAACGCCCATCAGAGCAATACTTCATCAGAAACTGAACTCATTCAGTGTCCACAAATCTATATTGTAAACCTTTTACAGTTCTTTCATTAAGAGCGTGTTCTGTGTTTCTCTTTAAAATGCTGGTTCACATCCCTCTCTGTCAAGAAAAGGACTGCCTCCAAGCCATTGTGAATACCTGCTCTAAGATCACTGTGGTGCCTCTCGGAAGTCTGGCCTCCTTCTTTGAGCAGCAGACCAGGAGGAAGATGTATGACATGCTGGGGGACAGCACCCATGTCCTCAACCCGCAGATCCAACTGCTCCCCCTTGGACGCCACCGGCACTGTCTGAAGTGCTCCACCAATAGGCATATGGCCTCATTTGTGCCAGAGGCAATTCACCTGTTTAACAGGACCAACAAGAAAGATCTAGCGACTATTCTAGAGATAGTTTAGCCCTGAAATGGATTAAGGACTGTGGCTACCATAACTTTGTAGTTTCTTAAAATGCACCATTAACTTTTAATTGATGCATTAGTGTACATACTTAGATAGAATTTTGAATTCTTCCAAAAAGGGTTGAAAAAGGCTCAAACACCTGGTTTCAACATATGTGCCTCGTTTCATCCCTGTAGACAAGTACCTGAAAAAAAGTGGGAAATTCCCCCCTTTGAAATGGCTTGCCACATCACTCAATTGGTGTTAGGGTTATACACTGCAAGGCCTTTTTGATAACTGAAAAAGAGGCAAGAGTTGAGCATATTCCaatgtttaaatatatatatatattctggtgTGAAAGACAAGACCCTGTTGACCCCCTGGTGTAAATATCTACTTTCAGTTTGCCCCCATCCCTCTTAGTGGTTGATCATCCCATCGCGAGACGTTGTCCTTCTGACAGTCAATCTTTCCCAATAACTTCAGAGACAACTGATCTTCACATATACTGCCCCTTAGATGCCCcccaacaatacaacaacaacaaaaagtttcACATTTGTGCCGGTTCATGAGGGTTACCGAACCacatgcagtgcattcagaaagtattcagaccccttccccttttccacatattgttacgttacaaccttaatCTAAAATGAGCGTTCAAAAatttggggccacttagaaatgtccttattttttaaagaaaagcaaattctttgtccattaaaacaacaccaaattcatcagaaatacagtgaagacgcttagtgggactctcacaggacaatgacccaaaacctCCACGATTTGTAAGGTTTGGGAcgagttgaaccgcagagtgaaggaaaagcagtcaacaagtgctcagcatatgtggtaactccttcaagactgttggaaaagcattcctccagttgagagaatgccaaaagtgtgcaaagctgtcaaagcaaagtgtggctacattgatttgtttaacactttttggattactacatgattccatatgtgttatttcatagttgagttttgatgtcttcacaattattctgcaagtagaaaatagtaaacattaacaaaaactcttgaatgagtaggtgtgtctaaatttttgactgatactgtatatacactgctcaaaaaaataaagggaacacttaaacaacacaatgtaactccaagtcaatcatacttctgtgaaatcaaactgtccacttaggaagcaacactgattgacaataaatttcacatgctgttgtgcaaatggaatagacaacaggtggaaattataggcaattagcaagacacccccaataaaggagtggttctgcaggtggtgaccacagaccacttctcagttcctatgcctcctggctgatgttttggtcacttttgaatgctggcggtgctttcactctagtggctcaggtagtgcagctcatccagga
This sequence is a window from Oncorhynchus kisutch isolate 150728-3 linkage group LG1, Okis_V2, whole genome shotgun sequence. Protein-coding genes within it:
- the LOC109893129 gene encoding uncharacterized protein LOC109893129 isoform X1; its protein translation is MSPTLEPGHFGLLVSFQDFLLAVTTDGLLIARHLCFLFLMCFPLAWGGVPGPCRHSVTKGHLLNLNCLIDNQLENGWSITYVFTERQSLSEVCYIKAAFPQILELLNTHFKYVRKSDNGRYVKLLKKVIYDLYSQNCIPEINEEIEDTPLKFVRMHSTSPREALTKARGVIEMYMTLMTKSNGPVDWNCEEEYAEDYQESTTALPTPTAAEPEPERQCTCPTVGPVTPDVSLVSHSVWSSPPQPTLSQLTSIVPPKPTHPSLGTEGAEPRVFLVSSGTVRPPFPRELQRTGPDGRSLGGGREGDIHWDFHPPSPNGTESDSGLYQAVADTPSATNEPSPSSPSSLVLLGTVGSHDETFYYPQTERIRETSTARPAGRGAAGATHSHFAVAGAKLVTPVPFLYKLIGITPSSDESTAYVLAKRSLDARNYGILQDWVSTETPQLEDTREKYPGTERYLHDWNPPIESTTTEASPRLKMTVEEPDKLHTTTEAHNQVTKTEPNHPRTSYKEVFSTDILSERTAADDAPISERSSEGSVKEFRHGKTGHSDLSISYQTAFIIAAVCSGPILIITLFCLSEKKRLQALIHSTSIIENQRACSSIEDIELQYCKAKD
- the LOC109893129 gene encoding uncharacterized protein LOC109893129 isoform X2, giving the protein MNTHKPAHKAKARHLCFLFLMCFPLAWGGVPGPCRHSVTKGHLLNLNCLIDNQLENGWSITYVFTERQSLSEVCYIKAAFPQILELLNTHFKYVRKSDNGRYVKLLKKVIYDLYSQNCIPEINEEIEDTPLKFVRMHSTSPREALTKARGVIEMYMTLMTKSNGPVDWNCEEEYAEDYQESTTALPTPTAAEPEPERQCTCPTVGPVTPDVSLVSHSVWSSPPQPTLSQLTSIVPPKPTHPSLGTEGAEPRVFLVSSGTVRPPFPRELQRTGPDGRSLGGGREGDIHWDFHPPSPNGTESDSGLYQAVADTPSATNEPSPSSPSSLVLLGTVGSHDETFYYPQTERIRETSTARPAGRGAAGATHSHFAVAGAKLVTPVPFLYKLIGITPSSDESTAYVLAKRSLDARNYGILQDWVSTETPQLEDTREKYPGTERYLHDWNPPIESTTTEASPRLKMTVEEPDKLHTTTEAHNQVTKTEPNHPRTSYKEVFSTDILSERTAADDAPISERSSEGSVKEFRHGKTGHSDLSISYQTAFIIAAVCSGPILIITLFCLSEKKRLQALIHSTSIIENQRACSSIEDIELQYCKAKD